ttattttcGTTGGTTTGTGGTCGTTTGGATTGAAATCTATTATAGCCTGCAagtaaatacataaaattattgtgTTTTGATCTCTGCAACATACTTGGAAATGGTGTAtaattgtgtgtatatatatatatatatatatgtgttaCAAGTTCTCTTTTACTATGAACCCTAAATCGAAGCTCAGATTTGTGGCATTTTTTAAAGCAACTTGCAAGTGGGGAATGTTTTGATGTTCCCTACAGAAGTTTTCTGACATCTGATTCTGTTTTCAGTTCAGAACTTTTGGTCGGATTCTACCAATATTGTTGATATCCGTCGAGTGAATCGTTTAACGTAATGCTTGATGTGCACGTTAATCGTTTAACGTAACGCCTGATGGTGTGCGTTAATCGTTTAAGTCTATCGCTACGATTACAAGTCTATCGCTAGTAGATAGtgtctttttaaaaattttctagTTTCTATCCTCGGGGAGAATTGCTCCCGtagattttgtcttttttaattttcatttttttttgaaattattcaCTTTCTATTCCCGTAAGAATTGCTTTGTTTtctatgagatctcacaatccaccactttGTTGGGGCCAGCATGATCCACTTTTTGGGGCCAGCACGACATAGGTGGGATTTTACAATCTgtgtgtctggctctgatactatccgtgcgaattttaaataaatccttgaaagaaatatttcgtaATTTAAAACACGGTTGCTAGCGAACTCttgaaagaaatatttcgtaATTTAAAACACGGTTGCTAGCgaactcttataaataatgttttgttcccgaACTTAATGGATGGACCCCTTAAGTGGCTCAATTTCATGAAATATGATCATCAAACAAGGCAGTTCAAAAGGTTAAAACAGTCCAGTCAAAAACGGTAGACGATGCATCATATActattttatactattttagTTCATGATTCCCTGCAGCAGTCCAAATCCAAGCTGATAAGCTGCACTTCTATCCAAGAACCTCCCCCATGTGTCCCACCTGGTGTTGTCATGGAACGGATAACGGTCTGCATAAAGACAGGTCCCCCAAAGAACAACATAGTCTGTCCTTATGTTGGGTTTAATTCGTAGTGTGCGAGTGTCCTGTTGGAATCATGGTCTAATCTCTCTGTTTTCAGCCCAATGAACCACTCGGTTCGAACCTGGTTTATGTGGTGCAACGAAAgagatattaaaaagaaagactCGGTCATCGTAATAGCTAAGCTATTAGTAGAGATGTCTACTCGACAGGGTAGGGACAAAAATGTCTTTTCTGTTCTCATTCTCACatcctattttaatttttatgttcaCAAAAatctccatttatttttacggGTTTTAGACGAAAATTTCACATGAGGAATTGGCGGGTATCAATGGGATGGGGTGAGCGTGCATACGTTAATGTGTCCCATTGAAttatagagagaaaattttatCCGCTCCCTACTCCATTTCACTTTTGAACTAGAATTTTCTACGTAtaagatatatttatatataataataattatttaagagTCTTCGAGTTTAAATAGACATTTCTATtacaaaacatatttttttaaatggcaGTTTCGGGCTCTGCCGTCCCCACAACAGTCGATAATGACATTCATACCCTTGGCCCCTCCATttcctcttctctttttttttttttttcattcattaatttttaaacacaaaaaagaaaaaaagaaaaagaaaaaaaactctcCTAATTAGATAAAGTAAGCGTGCGAATATTCAaccaaaaagtaaaatttttaaaaagaacacACACTGAACTGAACTGAACTGAAGCTTGTTCTGACATATGAAGGAAGGACACGTGTCTTTAGGTAGTCAAAAGTTCGAGTGTTTTTCAGAGGCAGGTCAAACACTGTCAGCCGTAGGATGAAGAAGTGGCTGGTTAAGAGACGGTTTGATGTGTCCACTTGGCCTGCGAGTACCATGGTCCGGGACAGACTGGATCACTGCCCTTTCCAATAAGAACTTCTTTTCTTCGCTCTTGCCCCACAGTACAAGGTACAGTCCTGATATAATCAGCACAGCTCCTATGATCCTGTACATCCAATCCCATGCTTAATCAATGTGTCTTCCCAccacttaaaaaaaacatatatttatattattttttaaaacttaataattttattaaacttttaaaaaatatataataggttcttaaatgtttattttattttaaataagtcattaaaattttaatttcgttGGTAACGTGTTGATTGGATGAGATATGATGAACGGTTGAGATTAAATGGAGGGAGGGAGAAAAGGAGGGCTAACCCTCCCAAGTAGAACTCCTCGCCCAAAGCGAAGGAAGCCATGAGAGCGACAACGAAGGTCTGAACCGGTTGGTAGACGGCAACGAAGACCGGGCCACCTCTGTCAATGCACCATATTTGTACGGCAAACGCTATCCCCGAAGCCACCACCCCCTGCAAATAACGCACCaaccaaaaaattttaatttaaaaatgaattacgtaatttaatttaatcgaATTTAGAACTACTAAAAATACGAACCGCATAAACGATGCTAAAGGCTTCGGCGCCAGAGTGGAAGAGCCAAGCCTGAGCGTCGCGCTCGAACACGGCGGCGATGATGAAGAATTGGATGAGGCCAAAGAAGCAAGTATAGGACGTGACGGAGAGGCGAGCTGGGTATTTTTTCAGCACCGGTGCTTGCAAGACTAGCCACGCGGACCACGACAAGCAGTGCCCGATCAAGTACACGCACCCTAAGGTCCAGCTTTTGCCCTTTGCGTCGCCTAGTGACGGGAACATTCCTGGCCCCATCAGCATCCCCGCCGTCTCCGCCGTCCCCTGCACCGTCACATTCGTCGCCGGGCTGTAGATGGTTGGCCCTTTGTATAATGTGATCACCGTTGCTCCGGCCACACAACATATAGTCCCCATCACCTTTGCTATCCCATCTTTCCGGTTCAGTCGCACTTGTTCAATCCTGAtgggaaaataataatttgtttatagtAGTTCGGTGGtggaagaggagaacaaaacatgtaaAAACTTCTCCCTGATAGATCAACGGACCTTCCACAATGTTATAATTGTACACTTTGAGCAAAACCTCTCGTGCTtagctttgggctttcccaaaagatCTCATGCTAATGAaaagagtattatttgattataaactcatgatcattctctaaattaaccgatgtgggactttcatccaacaccttccctcgaacaaagtacacctccccttaatcgaggttcgactcctttttatttttgagtcttagtcattttttactatgccttcgaggtcggaggctcgactcctttttcttttggagtcatttgttTGTCATTTGAGGATTGTATTGACATGCCTAAGTTTATGGCTTGAAGCCTATGAAAGTACTCTTTCCATTGGCATAAGACCTTTTGGgtaagcccaaagcaaagctatgagagcttatgctcagagtggacaatatcatgttATTCTAGAgggtcgtgttcatctaacactcCCTAACAGCCTAGTTTTAAAATCCTCGAGAGAAAgttcaaataggacaatatctttaaAGCTGTTGGCTTGAGCTTATTATTAATGACATCAAAGCGAGACATCGGGTGATGtactagcgaggaggctgagtctCAAAAGGGTTGGACACATCGAAAACGTTAGATCtcaaaggggatggattgaggaatctcatatcaatgggagaagagaacaagtACCCGTTAGACCCAAAAagggtggattgcgagatcccatATAAGTTtggaagaacgaaacattctttataagaacgTAGAAACCagtaaaaacctctctctaacagacgtgttttaaaaattttgaagtgaaGCACgaataaaaagttcaaagagaacaatatttactagcacGGGTAGCGTCGGAGCCATTAGGGTTATTACCTGAGAAGCGCAGCCATGAGGAAAGTGATGGCAGGGACAGAATTCTGAATAGCAGAAGCAAAGGTTGGGGAAGTGTTATCCAAACCCAGCAAGTAAAACCCTTGATTGGCTGTAATTCTGCCCACATTCAAACCCAAtcattattctatttttttaaggaaaaaaaaacaaaaaaaaaaaacaaaaaatgagtTCTTGATTTTAGTACCCAACGAGAGCGAGCAGGAAGAACTGAAGGACAAAGTTAAGAGTGAGTGCAGGCCTATCCTTCCTGttccaaaccaaacaaaaatccacgtcatatatattatattatattatattatattatatttattaaaaatgagcTTACTTTTCAAGGAAATAAGCAAAGGGAAGGAGGAGGAGCAAAGCGATGACGTTTCGGTAGACAGGGAAGACGAGTTTACTAATGCCCATATTGAGGGCAGCTCTAGAGACGACATGAAAGCCGGCATAGCCGAATTGCAAGGCTAACATGGCAGCATGGAGCTGGAACCTCTCGGGGATAGAACACGACATTCTCCTGTCGGAGACGGAGCCTGTGTCCGCCATGGATGGTGAGcttaaggaagaagaagaaggaggaggtgGTGATGAAGATGGATGAGGGAGGAAGAAGGGGGCGATTGAAGAGGTATAAATATGGAGGGGAAAGAATTGTGGGGGTCCCAATGTGGGACAAAATGGATGATGGGGTCTcttgatactatttataaggttgaattttgttttggggTTGTCTCCCACATTCTAATCAACTCTACACCTTGATAAGACAACCGCCCATGGCAATCTACAGGACCCGTGATCCAACCATCGATATCTGAGATCCTACCTTAGTTGAAGAGAgcaacaaaacatttttttttttgtaaaggtatagaaacttctctttaatatagacgcgttttaaaaattttgagaaaaaatctaaagagAACATTATCTGGTAGGGGTGGCTTgaaactgttacaaatgatatcaaagccataCATCGAACcgtgtgtcagcgagaaccGGTGTCGAAAAgataaatacaaaacaaaagaaagaggaaacattaatatatatatatatatagcgcTGTGCGCACGAGCGGGGTGGTGGCACTCTCATGCATGCcccataatattttaaaaaatgtcttaattattttaaaattttaaaattttaaaatttatatattttatgtatcTTTTTAACCCTTCTAACTTTTAGTAcgtatatattaatattttaattaatagaatTATGTTCAATGATATATTCATAATCCAAAACATACTTTAATGTAAACTTTGGaggtaaaaaatgtatatttataataattttaattctaaaaccatattatatatatatatatatatataaagatatatatatatatagatatagatatatatattgacCACTTGGGTATGTTGGGGCACTAGCTATAGAAAATGGGCAATTCACCAAATAATCCTTATTTTcagggaatttttttttttttcttattataacTAATATTCAGTTTAGCTGAACGCCATATGAACCGTTTAGACACCGGTCCGACCAAGCCAGTAGTGGATGAATCGGGTCTCACACGCACGCCCGACAgctataataattttcttttaaaaagaaaaactcaattttagaatataattttatatactattttagttttattatttgtttggcTTTTTTTGAACTTGTActttcttaatatttaatttaataattttttttaacataagataaaaatttaatttgatgagatttaaagtaaaaaagatgaataatttgcaataattatgtttttaataagAGAATTATAGacattgattaattaaatttgcatGCTGATTTCTACATTTTAGGGAACAAAATCAATAACCAAATTGaatgcaaatatatttttttcttcattttttcaaacCCTTTAGTTTACATGTTTCACATTTGGGtgacatatatattattttaaattttggaataTGCTATTTAACaatgaaaatcaatttaatatatttttttttattttatatacgCTAAAATTTAAGGGCATAATAGAAAATTGTACTCACGTGTATtactaatttttcaatttattgtcATAACGGGTTGTGTTCGAACAATACTATAGCTTAAGAAACTTTacgaaatttaaatatgtaattaaaactttattataatatttaggAGCAATTGGTATAATGTCGCCAACATGTAACATCGACATGATCATATCTCTACCCACTTATTCTAGTGTGGTGGGCCTTGTATAATACAAGGGAGAGAGGATATTCCACACCACAAATTAAAtgattccataaataatatcatagaataattgtttttttttattgattaaaaatataaataatccACCACTTTATTTAGGTGTGATTAagtacttatttattaatttaaataattttttaatttattttttaaagaatactcaaaattttataaatttctcgaaacttttgtgaaaatatgaatattattattagatgaaagtcccacgtctgttaatttaggaaatggtcatgaatttataataaaaaaatattatctccCTTCGTATGTCGCCTTTTGGGAAGTGTAAAGTAAGctatgaaagcttatgctcaaagtaaacaatatcatataattgtggagagtcgtgttgaTCTAACTTGGgttagaattttgaaaatagacGTCACACAATTGGGCCTTCCTGCCAAGTTAATGCAAAAATATTGGTTAATGGTCCAATAAGCAATCGAGTCAGCAAGCATTGGCTAGGTTCATTGGCCGACAAGTTAAGGGCAGTTGGTCCTAAAAGAGGTAAGTTGTTGTGGAACATGTCCGAAGTGCTAGAATTAGATAGTTATTTACGCACCAACAAGACAGTTATGAATTTAACCCGCCCCAACAAGCATGATGTATGTTATATGTGATGTCTTGTAGTTAGTTCATGATTTCTATGTCTTATAGCTCGGTCTTAGTGTAAGAtaccatatcggttggagagggaaacgaaatattttttataagggtatagaaacatttctttaacagaaatgttttaaaatcgtgaggatgacgacgatacgtaacgggttaaagcggacaatatttactagcagtagacttgggccattacaaatgatacAAGAGCTAGGCACAAAGCGGTGTGCTAgagaggacgctggaccctgaaggagggtggattgtgagatcccacatcagttagagatgagaatgaaacattttttata
The nucleotide sequence above comes from Cucurbita pepo subsp. pepo cultivar mu-cu-16 chromosome LG11, ASM280686v2, whole genome shotgun sequence. Encoded proteins:
- the LOC111804961 gene encoding protein WALLS ARE THIN 1-like, which codes for MADTGSVSDRRMSCSIPERFQLHAAMLALQFGYAGFHVVSRAALNMGISKLVFPVYRNVIALLLLLPFAYFLEKKDRPALTLNFVLQFFLLALVGITANQGFYLLGLDNTSPTFASAIQNSVPAITFLMAALLRIEQVRLNRKDGIAKVMGTICCVAGATVITLYKGPTIYSPATNVTVQGTAETAGMLMGPGMFPSLGDAKGKSWTLGCVYLIGHCLSWSAWLVLQAPVLKKYPARLSVTSYTCFFGLIQFFIIAAVFERDAQAWLFHSGAEAFSIVYAGVVASGIAFAVQIWCIDRGGPVFVAVYQPVQTFVVALMASFALGEEFYLGGIIGAVLIISGLYLVLWGKSEEKKFLLERAVIQSVPDHGTRRPSGHIKPSLNQPLLHPTADSV